The Pelodiscus sinensis isolate JC-2024 chromosome 30, ASM4963464v1, whole genome shotgun sequence genome has a window encoding:
- the LOC102444880 gene encoding olfactory receptor 5AP2-like, with protein MEKVEGRNQTPIMEFILLGFGDGPELQPLLFLLFLLFYMVTVAGNLLIVGLVVADRHLHTPMYFFLGNLSIVETLYSSTILPRLLASLQTGNRTISLKGCLMQLYFFGLISATENLLLTAMSYDRYLAICQPLRYAALMNGRVCCQLVTGSWISNMPSCTIGITVLYQLTFCDFKEIDHFFCDVAPLLKLSCSDTQTVQLLLFILAALGTVLPCLLTLGSYVCIIAAILRIPSATGRQKAFSTCSSHLIVVTLYYGITITTYVVPTASTSKVLHKILSIFYTVLNPMINPVIYCLRNKEVNNSLTKATHKLLAVRDRFRIGKDKF; from the coding sequence ATGGAGAAGGTGGAAGGAAGAAACCAAACTCCCATCATGGAATTCATCCTCTTGGGGTTTGGGGAtggccctgaactgcagcccctcctcttcctgctgtttctacTCTTCTACATGGTGACTGTGGCTGGAAACCTCCTCATTGTTGGGCTCGTGGTGGCTGATCGGCacctgcacacccccatgtacttcttcctggggaacttGTCTATTGTGGAGACCCTCTATAGCTCCACcatcctgcccaggctgctggccagtctccagACTGGGAACAGAACCATCTCTTTGAAGGGCTGCCTGATGCAATTGTATTTCTTTGGCTTGATATCAGCTACAGAAAATCTGCTGCTCACGGCCATGTCGTACGATCGGTATCTAGCGATCTGCCAACCCCTCCGCTACGCTGCTTTGATGAATGGCCGGGTCTGTTGCCAGCTGGTGACAGGGTCCTGGATAAGCAACATGCCATCCTGCACCATAGGAATCACAGTCTTGTACCAATTAACTTTCTGTGATTTCAAAGAAATTGACCATTTTTTTTGTGATGTGGCACCCCTGCTAAAGCTGTCCTGTAGCGACACCCAGACTGTTCAGTTGCTGCTGTTTATTCTTGCTGCCTTAGGTACAGTTCTGCCCTGTCTACTGACCCTGGGGTCCTACGTTTGTATCATCGCCGCTATTCTGAGGATCCCATCTGccaccgggaggcaaaaggccttttccacctgctcctcccacctcattgtggtgacACTTTATTACGGGATCACAATTACGACCTACGTAGTTCCAACAGCCAGCACGTCCAAGGTCCTACACAAAATTCTCTCAATCTTCTACACAGTCCTGAATCCTATGATCAACCCAGtcatctactgcctgagaaacaaggaggtcaacAACTCCCTGACAAAAGCAACTCATAAGCTGCTTGCTGTCAGAGACAGGTTTAGGATTGGAAAGGACAAATTTTAG